Proteins from a genomic interval of Quercus lobata isolate SW786 chromosome 11, ValleyOak3.0 Primary Assembly, whole genome shotgun sequence:
- the LOC115967131 gene encoding F-box protein SKIP23-like — protein sequence MADWSQLPRDLLHLIAKRLKSRIDLLRLRSICSSWRSSIALTPKQHRHTPIPTTDDSKSTLSLDLSEHTVYLIESQQEGSPPKRWLVKVFEDQHGRMHLLDPLSSSKVVGFDNLLLDLREFKVFENMFFIVPQQNNDFALVTPHRDGGGGGLAFFNSRIQQWITIGSHPATSSCIAVTHFEGKFYAVDTKGRTISIDQFLDSKVVTNLGSDAYMKYLVEAGGELLVVEAYLPFPNAEGLIGSESHRGLCIDYFEVSKLNKEGDKWVKVNSLGDWVLFLGIYSSFSVLASELPGCKGNCIVVTQPRWKEFNLDGHDTYVVELESGRSGPLGNYPDFSKLLFPGGMGTSST from the exons ATGGCGGATTGGTCTCAGCTCCCCCGAGATCTCTTACACCTAATAGCCAAACGCCTCAAGAGCCGCATCGATCTCCTCCGCCTCCGCTCCATTTGCTCTTCATGGCGCTCCTCTATTGCTCTTACACCCAAACAACACCGTCACACCCCAATTCCCACCACAGACGACTCCAAATCCACCCTCAGTCTCGACCTATCCGAACACACCGTTTATCTTATCGAATCACAACAAGAAGGGTCTCCTCCAAAACGCTGGTTGGTCAAGGTTTTCGAAGACCAACATGGTCGAATGCACTTGCTTGACCCACTTTCAAGCTCCAAGGTTGTCGGATTCGACAACTTGTTATTGGATTTGAGAGAGTTTAAAGTGTTTGAGAACATGTTCTTCATCGTACCGCAAC AAAACAATGATTTTGCGTTGGTGACCCCACATCGAgatggtggaggtggaggaTTGGCTTTCTTCAATTCGAGAATCCAGCAATGGATTACTATTGGGTCCCACCCTGCCACGTCATCATGCATAGCAGTGACTCACTTTGAGGGAAAGTTCTATGCTGTGGATACCAAAGGAAGAACAATTAGTATTGACCAATTTTTAGATTCAAAAGTGGTCACTAATTTGGGGTCTGATGCGTACATGAAGTACTTAGTTGAAGCAGGTGGTGAATTGTTGGTGGTTGAAGCATATCTTCCTTTTCCTAATGCTGAGGGACTCATTGGCAGTGAGAGCCATAGGGGTTTGTGTATTGATTATTTTGAGGTCTCTAAGTTGAACAAAGAAGGGGATAAATGGGTTAAGGTCAACAGCTTGGGGGATTGGGTGTTGTTTTTGGGAATTTATTCTTCGTTTTCTGTGTTAGCTTCTGAGCTTCCAGGCTGCAAGGGGAATTGCATAGTTGTGACTCAGCCAAGGTGGAAAGAATTTAATCTGGATGGTCATGATACGTATGTAGTTGAATTGGAAAGTGGTAGATCTGGACCTTTGGGGAATTACCCAGATTTTTCCAAGTTGTTGTTTCCTGGTGGTATGGGTACTTCTTCCACTTGA